The Blastopirellula sediminis sequence AGTTCGATCGTCTCTTGAACCTTGGCGATCAGTTGCTCTTGCGAGAGGACGTAACCTTCGTCGCTTTTCGGTCCGCGATAGAACGCGCAGAAATCGCAGACCGCCGTGCAAACGTTGGTGTAGTTGACGTTGCGATCGATGTTGTAGGTGCGGTAGTTCTCGGGATGCAAACGGCGCGTCACGGCGTCCGCGGCTCGCCCTAAAGCGACCAGGTCGTGCGACTGTAGCAACTGCAAACCTTCGGCCGGGGTCAAACGTTCACCGGCGACCGCTTTCTCAAGTAGCTTCGCAATCATGACGCGTCCATCGATCGTTCGGCGGCGCCAGCCCTCGCTGCACCGCGTGTCTGTGAAATAGGGCCAAACCGCTTTCTTCGTCCGGCCCCAGGTTAAAGTGTAAGTTGTCTCGCAGGTATGTTAAGCACTGCTCAGTCGTCAGGCGATGCCGAGGAGCTTCGGCGGCGGCGATTTCCTCGAGCTGCGCAAGACCGGCATCCCGAGCGGCCGACAACGCGGCGGCGATCTGCGGCGTATCGAAACCGGGGCGAGCGACCCAAGCGGCGAAGACAAACGGCTTGCCTGACCACTCTCGCCAAACCTGGCCGAGATCCCAGATCTCGACAAACTCGCCGCTCGGTGCGTGGATCGCCCGATCGCCGATGATCAGCACCGCGTCAGCGTCGACCGAATCGAAGCGGGAGTCAATCGGCAGCGGAACGGTCTGCGGCATCAGGCCGAAACGTTCGGAAAGGAGGATTTTTGAGAGGGCGGCGCTGGTCCGCGACCCTTCGTCCAAGGCCAACGTCCGCACTTCGGCGGGAGGTTTGCGGAAGAAGAGCTTGACGCTCCAGACCGGACCGCGGCAAGCGATGCACGCGTCGGAGACGATCGAATAGCTCGGATCCTGGAAAAACTCGACCGACGGGATCAGGGCGACGTCGAGGTCGCCGGCCGCCAATTGGTCGGCCAGACGGCTCGGCAGATCAAAGACGAGCTCGATATCGCTGTTGGCGGCGGCCAGTCCGTAGACCAGCGGCTTGGTATTCAAGTACGAGACCGCGCCGACGCGGATTGTCGAATCTGAGTGCATCTTCCCGCTTGTGCCTGTCCGTTTGGTCGCGTCGCACATGTCCTGCCAGCGGTCGCATTCTACCGCGGCCGGCGATCTTCGCCCAGGAGTATACTGCAGCGCAAGGTACAACCTGTTAAGGGGTTAACCGCACAAGTCGCCGCCGATTAACGGCCGTTAGCTGGTCAAATCGCTCGGAAGCTCTTTGATTCCGGTGAGGACGATCCGGCAGACGTACTGCCACGGGATCAGATTGACGGCATATTCGCCCGATTTGGGACTGCGGGCGAAAAAGCCGAATTCGGCGGTCGAGCGGGAGGGGGAGAAATATTCAGGAACGAAGATTTCCCCTTCCGGTAGGTGAATTTCGACCGTCGCGCCTGGCCGGCGGAGGCTCCAAAGCCGCAGGAACTCCTGGAAAAGCCGACTGTGCCCGTTCAGGACGACGCTGGGGGACGATCCTCGTGAAGCGCCGGGCCCCAGCACATTCGAGGCGCCGGCTTCGTCCCGGATCCCAACTTCGGTAGGGGAGGACTCAAAAATGCTGCTTTGGCTGGGGCCGATCAGCTTGTTGGTCGAAGAGGGGACGTCGATCGAAGAATCGAGCCGCGACGCATCGCCGCCGGCGTTGGCTTCGTCGCCATCGACCACCGGAACCCGGAATTTCACGTTACAATGAGGGCACTGGCCCGCTTGTCCCTGAAGCTTCCGCGGAGCGTGGAGCTTGTGTCCGTTCGGACAGAGAAAGACCAGATCTTTTTCTTTGGACGTCGACACGAAGACCTCATCGCAAACAATGGCGGCAGCGCATCCTTATCCGCTCCAGGCCGCATATTCTAGTTTAGTAGCAAGCGTGTGTAACGCAAATTTATGAAGAAGCGCCACGACTTTATCTTGTCTTCGTTTTTCTAGTTAGGCTGCATAATTGTTTGCCGCCCCAATGCTTGACGGGCCGGCGAAGAGCGCCAAACTAGACGCAGCGAATTCTCTGCTTATCTCGACCGGAATATCCTCCCTCATGAACAAAATACGCGTTACTTGTCCCCATTGCTTCAAACGGTACGAAGTTAGCGAGAAATTCGCCGGCAAAGAGGGCCCCTGTCCGAACTGCAAAAAGACGATTCGCGTCCCGGCGCTCAACGAACAGGTCGTCATTCATGAGAAGGAATCGTTCGGCGGCGTGAAGGATACCGCCGGTCGACTTGTCTTTGAGCCGATCAAGCGGGAAGACGCCAAGTTCTCGCCAGCCGTGTTGGCGATCGTGCTGGTCTCGGCCATCGTCATCTTGGCGCTGGCGTTTTTTGTAATTCGCCCGATGGAGGCCGATTCCAAGACGCCGATCCTGGTGATCGGTTCGCTGGCCTTGGCCTTCCCAATCGTCTATGGCGCCTATTGGTTCACGCGCAATGACGAACTGGAACCGTTCCAGGGGACCGACCTTTGGATTCGCGTCGCGCTTTGCTCGGTCGCGTTCGCCGTCTTGTGGGGACTCTACGCGTTTGTCATTCCGTACATCGG is a genomic window containing:
- a CDS encoding menaquinone biosynthetic enzyme MqnA/MqnD family protein is translated as MHSDSTIRVGAVSYLNTKPLVYGLAAANSDIELVFDLPSRLADQLAAGDLDVALIPSVEFFQDPSYSIVSDACIACRGPVWSVKLFFRKPPAEVRTLALDEGSRTSAALSKILLSERFGLMPQTVPLPIDSRFDSVDADAVLIIGDRAIHAPSGEFVEIWDLGQVWREWSGKPFVFAAWVARPGFDTPQIAAALSAARDAGLAQLEEIAAAEAPRHRLTTEQCLTYLRDNLHFNLGPDEESGLALFHRHAVQRGLAPPNDRWTRHDCEAT
- a CDS encoding zinc-ribbon domain-containing protein yields the protein MNKIRVTCPHCFKRYEVSEKFAGKEGPCPNCKKTIRVPALNEQVVIHEKESFGGVKDTAGRLVFEPIKREDAKFSPAVLAIVLVSAIVILALAFFVIRPMEADSKTPILVIGSLALAFPIVYGAYWFTRNDELEPFQGTDLWIRVALCSVAFAVLWGLYAFVIPYIGINEDEFPYLLLWVSICIAAGAGAAMGCFEVDFIVGFMIYASYLIVTVVLRLAMNLSAHCPKWWEP